A single Eremothecium sinecaudum strain ATCC 58844 chromosome VIII, complete sequence DNA region contains:
- the RRD1 gene encoding peptidylprolyl isomerase RRD1 (Syntenic homolog of Ashbya gossypii AFR293C; Syntenic homolog of Saccharomyces cerevisiae YIL153W (RRD1)) — protein MDGNGDITKFNLNRTKFSQPVKRISDVHGANDFQRSLTMHRLQTHLEKYLEMVHGVDVPSSSSNPNVNRFVRILERLGELISETPARADAPRRFGNLARRDWQDKLEAEQDKLWEEFLPIAYGQIYRDSIIELRFYLGSSFGSRERLDYGTGHELAFLAVFVAVDMLGVWNFGGAKFTGEDFLFIWYKYYELVHRLILEYTLEPAGSHGVWGLDDHMHLQYIIGASQWAGEDKKAPIRPPEVQNSNIVESYAATNLYCNAIAFIFRVKSGPFAQHSPMLFDISRNVLSWNKVASGLIKMYRVEVLSKFPVVQHFGFGTGFFPWVDITKGRSLPAYENNDDHAETTGTVSIHTSPPVLGKTMRPLQLAATQAPTTAANANNTMPPPRMTVGGGHSTLGRYTVPRR, from the coding sequence ATGGACGGCAACGGTGACATAACAAAGTTTAATCTAAATCGGACCAAGTTTTCGCAACCTGTAAAGCGTATCAGCGATGTTCATGGCGCAAACGATTTTCAGCGGTCCTTAACAATGCATCGGCTTCAGACTCACCTGGAGAAGTACCTTGAGATGGTGCATGGTGTTGACGTGCCTAGTAGCAGTTCCAACCCTAATGTCAATAGGTTTGTGAGAATATTGGAGAGGCTTGGAGAGTTGATTAGTGAGACTCCGGCGAGGGCGGATGCCCCACGGCGCTTTGGTAATCTAGCGCGTCGCGACTGGCAAGATAAATTGGAAGCAGAGCAAGACAAGCTTTGGGAGGAGTTCCTCCCTATAGCGTATGGCCAGATATACAGGGATAGTATAATAGAGTTGCGGTTTTACTTGGGTAGTTCATTTGGATCCAGAGAGCGGTTAGACTACGGCACAGGCCACGAATTGGCATTCCTTGCAGTGTTCGTTGCGGTTGATATGCTAGGAGTATGGAACTTTGGAGGTGCAAAGTTTACTGGTGAGGATTTCCTGTTTATTTGGTATAAGTACTATGAACTGGTTCATAGATTAATATTGGAGTATACGCTAGAGCCTGCGGGCTCGCATGGTGTATGGGGGCTGGACGACCATATGCACCTTCAATACATAATAGGAGCATCGCAGTGGGCTGGTGAGGATAAAAAGGCTCCAATACGACCTCCAGAAGTGCAGAATTCGAATATTGTTGAGAGCTACGCGGCTACGAACCTTTACTGTAATGCAATTGCGTTTATTTTCCGTGTGAAGTCCGGTCCCTTTGCACAGCATTCACCAATGCTGTTCGACATTTCAAGAAATGTTCTTAGTTGGAACAAAGTTGCAAGTGGATTGATCAAGATGTATCGTGTAGAGGTTCTGAGCAAGTTTCCCGTGGTTCAACATTTTGGATTTGGAACAGGCTTTTTCCCGTGGGTTGATATTACGAAGGGTAGATCACTACCCGCCTATGAGAACAACGATGATCATGCGGAGACTACTGGGACAGTATCGATACATACTAGTCCTCCAGTACTCGGGAAGACCATGCGCCCTCTTCAACTTGCAGCTACCCAAGCTCCAACCACCGCTGCAAACGCTAATAATACAATGCCGCCGCCACGTATGACTGTTGGCGGGGGACATAGCACATTGGGGCGGTACACCGTGCCCAGAAGATGA
- the PCK1 gene encoding phosphoenolpyruvate carboxykinase PCK1 (Syntenic homolog of Ashbya gossypii AFR292W; Syntenic homolog of Saccharomyces cerevisiae YKR097W (PCK1)) produces MSPTKVYQSAEENIRAELGLNDVLKIRRNAPVAILYEDALREKKTVISSTGALIAYSGAKTGRSPKDKRIVDEETSRNQVWWGPVNKKVTEKTWEINRERAVDYLRTRERLYIVDAFAGWDPRYRIKIRIICCRAYHALFMTNMLIRPTEKELAEFGEPDFTVWNAGQFPANHHTDGMSSKTTIEINFKAMEMVILGTEYAGEMKKGIFTVMFYLMPINHGVLTLHSSANQGVVNDDVTLFFGLSGTGKTTLSADKNRKLIGDDEHCWSEHGVFNIEGGCYAKCIGLSAEKEPEIFNAIKYGSVLENVVYDEETRVVDYDKSTVTENTRCAYPIEYIPSAKIPCMSDKHPSNIILLTCDASGVLPPVSKLTPYQVMYHFISGYTSKMAGTEQGITEPEATFSSCFGQPFLALHPMKYATMLADKMAHHNANAWLINTGWTGSSYVSGGKRCPLKYTRAILDAIHDGSLSGEEYETLPVFGLRIPKAVRGVPSELLNPAKNWIEGEAQYNKQVKSLATKFMENFKTYQDEATAEVLAAGPQF; encoded by the coding sequence GTGCGTTGATAGCGTACTCCGGCGCTAAAACGGGTAGATCACCAAAAGATAAGCGCATTGTTGACGAAGAGACATCTAGAAACCAAGTGTGGTGGGGTCCTGTGAATAAGAAAGTTACTGAGAAGACTTGGGAAATCAACCGTGAAAGAGCTGTGGATTATTTACGTACCCGCGAGCGCTTGTATATTGTTGATGCATTTGCTGGTTGGGATCCTAGATACAGAATTAAGATTCGTATCATTTGCTGCCGCGCCTACCATGCTCTATTTATGACGAATATGTTGATTAGGCCTACAGAAAAAGAGCTAGCCGAGTTTGGTGAACCGGACTTTACAGTATGGAACGCTGGCCAATTCCCAGCTAATCATCATACCGATGGTATGTCGTCGAAGACAACCATTGAGATTAATTTCAAGGCCATGGAAATGGTTATTCTTGGAACCGAGTACGCAGGAGAGATGAAGAAGGGTATTTTCACGGTGATGTTCTACTTAATGCCTATCAACCACGGAGTTTTGACTTTGCATTCTTCCGCAAACCAAGGTGTAGTTAATGATGATGTAACGTTGTTCTTCGGGTTAAGTGGTACCGGTAAGACCACCTTGTCCGCTGACAAGAACAGGAAGTTAATCGGTGATGACGAGCACTGTTGGTCTGAACATGGTGTTTTCAATATTGAGGGTGGATGTTACGCCAAGTGTATTGGTTTAAGTGCGGAGAAAGAACCAGAGATTTTCAATGCAATTAAGTACGGTTCTGTTTTGGAAAACGTTGTCTATGACGAGGAGACTAGAGTAGTTGACTATGACAAGTCTACTGTGACTGAGAATACCCGTTGCGCTTATCCAATTGAGTATATTCCAAGTGCCAAGATTCCTTGTATGTCCGACAAGCATCCTTCCAATATCATTTTATTGACATGTGATGCTTCTGGAGTGTTGCCTCCAGTCTCTAAGTTAACCCCATACCAGGTGATGTACCATTTCATTTCTGGATACACATCTAAGATGGCTGGTACAGAACAGGGTATTACTGAGCCTGAGGCCACTTTCTCCTCGTGTTTCGGACAGCCATTTTTGGCATTGCACCCTATGAAATACGCTACCATGTTGGCGGACAAGATGGCTCACCACAATGCCAATGCTTGGTTAATCAACACTGGATGGACTGGCTCATCCTATGTTTCTGGCGGAAAGCGTTGTCCATTAAAGTACACGCGTGCTATACTTGATGCTATTCATGACGGTTCTTTGTCAGGAGAGGAGTACGAGACTTTACCTGTCTTTGGCTTGCGTATTCCAAAAGCTGTTCGTGGTGTGCCATCTGAGTTGTTGAACCCAGCCAAGAACTGGATTGAAGGCGAGGCACAATACAATAAGCAAGTAAAGAGTTTAGCTACGAAGTTTATGGAAAACTTCAAGACCTACCAAGATGAAGCCACTGCAGAGGTTCTTGCCGCGGGTCCACAATTTTAA
- the IMP21 gene encoding Imp21p (Syntenic homolog of Ashbya gossypii AFR294W; Syntenic homolog of Saccharomyces cerevisiae YIL154C (IMP2)), which yields MDEPSKGILNRNPQNSLGSSSGFPPPIHAPDRSPPSEAPALNVTIKIEEPPEQRGRSRNKLSNARSYSSSRSRTKSRSLGRPPLSEHENLKWTILAHDPSERLHQRSALTTSFAMDEEDPVSDEEQISDTDLDADLDYDLGARVLPNFAKSIQHVLDSQPAWLAAHRASISPQNSPLEVNTLNGTCKRAIKHIAHHRGSPPPKESPGRSFLVYLEDLSFSSAEKLYALTYTFGAVIANYDTLYILVQCDQDDVENHMSRVNEQVEFLLDCTSGVLDYLDVIIVTLHHQYPRHLLTEMIEAFRTVGVVVPLQIATGSLAGYVSSVPTLVVRKKLRRARRRGFHE from the coding sequence ATGGATGAGCCAAGTAAGGGTATTTTAAACCGCAACCCCCAGAACTCGCTGGGCAGCAGCTCAGGCTTTCCCCCTCCTATTCATGCTCCTGATCGCTCGCCACCATCAGAAGCCCCCGCTTTAAACGTAACGATAAAAATCGAAGAGCCGCCAGAACAGCGCGGTCGTTCCAGGAACAAACTCAGCAACGCCCGCTCCTACAGTAGCAGCCGTAGCAGGACCAAATCGCGCTCGTTAGGCCGTCCTCCATTGTCAGAGCACGAAAATCTAAAGTGGACCATATTAGCACATGACCCCTCTGAACGACTCCATCAGCGCTCTGCGCTGACCACCAGCTTTGCTATGGACGAGGAGGACCCTGTTAGTGACGAAGAACAGATCAGCGACACAGACCTAGATGCAGACCTCGATTACGACCTCGGCGCCCGCGTACTGCCTAACTTCGCCAAAAGCATCCAACACGTGCTAGATTCACAGCCGGCCTGGCTAGCCGCCCATAGAGCTTCTATAAGTCCCCAAAACTCCCCGCTGGAGGTCAATACCCTAAATGGCACCTGCAAGCGCGCTATAAAGCACATCGCCCACCACCGCGGATCTCCTCCGCCCAAAGAGTCCCCCGGCAGGTCCTTCCTCGTCTACCTCGAGGATCTAAGCTTTTCTTCTGCTGAGAAGCTCTACGCTCTAACCTACACATTTGGCGCTGTTATCGCCAACTACGACACTCTATACATATTGGTCCAGTGCGACCAGGACGACGTAGAAAATCACATGTCACGTGTCAATGAACAAGTGGAATTCCTACTCGACTGTACCAGTGGTGTGCTTGATTACCTGGACGTTATTATCGTCACGCTTCACCACCAGTACCCTCGCCACCTTCTTACCGAGATGATTGAAGCCTTCCGGACCGTTGGTGTAGTCGTGCCATTACAAATCGCCACAG